A window of Burkholderia ubonensis contains these coding sequences:
- a CDS encoding DMT family transporter, with amino-acid sequence MNTLSSSPPSSARDARQRLVAAGAVAFTIVSWASAFPFIRIGLHGLTPLQLAAARFATAAVLALAWLAWRRPPKPSRGDALRFLACGLLGIALYNALLNTGEQTVSAGAASFIVNTLPIFTALLAAVFLHERFNRWGWLGSLVSLAGIAVIAHGQPGGLVLGSGSTLILGAALCSASYFVLQRRLIPVYGALPCTAYTLLAGAVLLAPWLPGALAALGDGASHETVSAVLVLGIFPAALGYAAWSFALGHFGAARASSFLYLTPAVATAMSMMLTGERPGIGTVGGGLLAIVGVVVVALRGRA; translated from the coding sequence ATGAACACGCTCTCCTCCTCTCCCCCCTCTTCGGCACGCGACGCGCGACAGCGGCTCGTCGCGGCCGGCGCGGTGGCGTTCACGATCGTCTCGTGGGCCAGCGCGTTCCCGTTCATCCGCATCGGCCTGCACGGGCTGACGCCGCTGCAGCTCGCCGCCGCGCGCTTCGCCACCGCGGCCGTGCTCGCGCTCGCATGGCTCGCGTGGCGGCGGCCGCCGAAGCCGAGCCGCGGCGACGCATTGCGCTTTCTCGCGTGCGGCCTGCTCGGCATCGCGCTCTACAACGCGCTGCTCAACACCGGCGAGCAAACCGTCTCGGCCGGCGCGGCCAGCTTCATCGTCAACACGCTGCCGATCTTCACGGCACTGCTTGCCGCGGTGTTTCTGCATGAACGCTTCAATCGCTGGGGATGGCTCGGCTCGCTGGTCAGCCTCGCCGGCATCGCGGTGATCGCGCATGGTCAGCCAGGCGGCCTCGTGCTCGGCTCCGGCAGCACGCTGATCCTCGGCGCGGCGCTGTGTTCGGCCAGCTATTTCGTGTTGCAGCGGCGGCTGATCCCCGTGTACGGCGCGCTGCCCTGCACCGCGTACACGCTGCTGGCCGGCGCGGTACTGCTTGCGCCATGGTTGCCCGGCGCGCTGGCGGCGCTCGGCGACGGTGCGTCGCACGAGACGGTGTCGGCCGTCCTCGTGCTCGGCATCTTCCCGGCGGCGCTCGGCTATGCGGCGTGGTCGTTCGCACTCGGCCATTTCGGCGCGGCGCGCGCGTCCAGCTTCCTGTATCTGACGCCGGCGGTCGCGACGGCGATGTCGATGATGCTCACCGGCGAACGGCCCGGCATCGGCACCGTGGGCGGCGGCCTGCTGGCGATCGTGGGTGTCGTCGTCGTCGCATTGCGCGGACGCGCGTAG
- a CDS encoding LysE family translocator, which translates to MSETLFSLIVFVIVATITPGGATTLATASGTQFGFRRSVPLLGGIALGLASLAAIAAAGLAGLLRAVPALQLIMKVLGSVYLIWLAWKIASSGAPKQSANTPKTPTGFIGGALLLWLNPKGWTMALGAAASFAALTPDPVRLAAILGSAFGLAAIVSLVLWCTAGVLLGRTLRTDRHWRIANAALGVLLALSIVPIWIG; encoded by the coding sequence ATGTCCGAGACGCTGTTCTCGCTGATCGTATTCGTCATCGTCGCCACCATCACGCCGGGTGGCGCGACCACGCTGGCGACCGCGTCGGGGACGCAGTTCGGGTTCCGCCGCAGCGTGCCGCTGCTCGGCGGAATCGCGCTCGGGCTCGCATCGCTCGCCGCCATTGCGGCGGCCGGTTTGGCCGGGCTGTTGCGTGCGGTGCCGGCGCTGCAACTGATCATGAAAGTGCTCGGCTCCGTGTACCTGATCTGGCTCGCATGGAAAATCGCATCGAGCGGCGCACCGAAGCAGTCGGCGAATACACCGAAAACGCCTACCGGCTTCATCGGCGGTGCGCTGCTCCTGTGGCTCAATCCGAAAGGATGGACGATGGCGCTGGGCGCGGCCGCATCGTTCGCGGCGCTGACGCCAGACCCGGTGCGCCTCGCCGCGATACTCGGCAGCGCATTCGGCCTCGCGGCGATCGTCTCGCTCGTGCTGTGGTGTACTGCCGGCGTGCTGCTCGGCCGCACGCTGCGGACCGATCGCCACTGGCGCATCGCCAACGCGGCATTGGGCGTGCTGCTCGCGTTGTCGATCGTTCCGATATGGATCGGCTGA
- a CDS encoding FAD-binding and (Fe-S)-binding domain-containing protein has product MPIASLSRPVSPLDARYRDFLAALQAAGFAGEIRADHANRTVQATDNSIYQRLPQAVVSPAHADDVRLLARVLAQPEHRGVAVAARGGGTGTNGQSLTDGVIVDLSRNLNRILEINADERWVRVQAGVVKDQLNAALKPHGLFFAPELSTSNRATIGGMINTDASGQGSCTYGKTRDHVLALDFVLLGGEQLRSDAVDEAELERRCARQDRVGDVYRTARRIRDEQAALIDAKFPKLNRCLTGYDLAHLREADGRFNLNSVLCGAEGSLGFVVEAKLNVLPIPKYAVLVNVRYGSFMDALGDARALLAHRPLSIETVDSKVLMLAMKDFVWSSVAEYFPRDDGRPTLGINLIEFSGDDAHDVDARVHAFVEHLRTDTSVARLGHTLASGAEAVKRVYAMRKRAVGLLGNVQGEARPQPFVEDTAVPPENLAEYIAEFRALLDAHGLQYGMFGHVDAGVLHVRPALDMKDPKQAALVRPVSDAVAALTQRHGGLLWGEHGKGVRSEYAPAFFGELYPSLQQLKAAFDPHNQLNPGKIATPPLRTLRLLKIDEVPTRGDHDRQIDERVWRSYGTAMHCNGNGACYNFDPDDAMCPSWKATRERVQSPKGRASLMREWLRLQGQAGVDVVAAARVRQPWATGIVARWRNSRAARNGAADFSHEVYDAMAGCLACKSCAGQCPVKVNVPEFRSRFLELYHQRYQRPLRDYLIGSLEFTMPWLARVPALYNRMMAAGWVRTLLERQVGMVDSPLLSRFDLAAALRQWCVRPADPHALAALTDAQRARSVVIVQDTFTRYFDTEQLATLIELAARIGFQVWLAPLAPNGKALHVQGFLRAFERAAIRNATQLAALARSGVALVGLDPAMTLTYRQEYLKVTGLVDVPPVALPQEWLLDALPEARTGRASGAAFRLLPHCTERTNAPDSGKQWVQLFARRGLRLTVEAAGCCGMSGTYGHEARNLATSKAIYAQSWAAHVDGSAERGEALATGYSCRSQVKRMSSKQLRHPLQALLDQVRNER; this is encoded by the coding sequence ATGCCGATCGCTTCGTTGTCCCGTCCCGTCAGCCCGCTCGATGCCCGTTACCGCGACTTCCTCGCCGCGCTGCAGGCTGCCGGTTTCGCCGGCGAAATCCGCGCCGACCACGCGAACCGCACCGTGCAGGCCACCGACAACTCGATCTATCAGCGCCTGCCGCAGGCGGTCGTCAGCCCCGCGCATGCGGACGACGTACGGCTGCTCGCGCGCGTGCTCGCGCAGCCCGAGCATCGCGGCGTCGCGGTGGCGGCGCGCGGCGGCGGCACCGGCACCAACGGGCAGTCGCTGACCGACGGCGTGATCGTCGACCTGTCGCGCAACCTGAACCGGATTCTCGAAATCAACGCCGATGAGCGCTGGGTGCGCGTGCAGGCCGGCGTCGTCAAGGATCAGCTCAATGCCGCGCTGAAGCCGCACGGGCTGTTTTTCGCGCCGGAGCTGTCGACGTCGAATCGCGCGACGATCGGCGGGATGATCAACACCGACGCAAGCGGGCAGGGTAGCTGCACCTACGGCAAGACGCGCGACCACGTGCTCGCGCTCGACTTCGTGCTGCTCGGCGGCGAGCAGCTGCGCAGCGACGCCGTCGACGAAGCCGAACTCGAACGCCGCTGCGCGCGGCAGGACCGCGTCGGCGACGTGTATCGCACCGCGCGCCGCATCCGCGACGAACAGGCGGCGCTGATCGACGCGAAATTCCCCAAGCTCAATCGCTGCCTGACCGGCTACGACCTCGCGCACCTGCGCGAAGCCGACGGCCGCTTCAATCTGAACAGCGTGCTGTGCGGCGCCGAAGGCTCGCTCGGCTTCGTCGTCGAAGCGAAGCTGAACGTGCTGCCGATTCCGAAGTATGCGGTGCTGGTCAACGTGCGCTATGGCAGCTTCATGGACGCGCTGGGCGATGCGCGCGCGCTGCTCGCTCATCGGCCGCTGTCGATCGAGACGGTCGACTCGAAGGTGCTGATGCTCGCGATGAAAGATTTCGTCTGGAGCAGCGTGGCCGAGTATTTCCCGCGGGACGACGGGCGTCCGACGCTCGGCATCAACCTGATCGAATTCAGCGGCGACGACGCCCATGACGTCGATGCGCGCGTGCATGCGTTCGTCGAGCATCTGCGCACCGATACGAGCGTCGCGCGGCTCGGCCATACGCTCGCGAGCGGCGCTGAAGCGGTCAAGCGCGTGTACGCGATGCGCAAGCGCGCGGTCGGGCTGCTCGGCAACGTGCAGGGCGAGGCGCGCCCGCAGCCGTTCGTCGAGGACACCGCGGTGCCGCCGGAGAACCTCGCCGAATACATCGCCGAATTCCGCGCGCTGCTCGACGCTCACGGGCTGCAATACGGGATGTTCGGCCACGTCGACGCCGGCGTGCTGCACGTGCGCCCCGCGCTCGACATGAAGGACCCGAAGCAGGCGGCGCTGGTGCGGCCGGTGTCGGATGCGGTGGCCGCGCTCACGCAGCGGCATGGTGGCCTTTTATGGGGCGAGCACGGCAAGGGCGTGCGGTCGGAATACGCGCCGGCGTTCTTCGGCGAGCTGTATCCGTCGCTGCAGCAACTGAAGGCCGCGTTCGATCCGCACAACCAGCTGAACCCCGGCAAGATCGCGACGCCGCCGCTGCGCACGCTGCGGCTGCTGAAGATCGACGAGGTGCCGACGCGCGGCGACCACGACCGGCAGATCGACGAGCGCGTGTGGCGCAGCTACGGCACCGCGATGCACTGCAACGGCAACGGTGCGTGCTACAACTTCGACCCGGACGACGCGATGTGCCCGTCGTGGAAGGCGACGCGCGAGCGCGTGCAGTCGCCGAAGGGGCGCGCCTCGCTGATGCGCGAATGGTTGCGCCTGCAAGGGCAGGCGGGCGTCGACGTCGTCGCGGCGGCGCGTGTGCGGCAGCCGTGGGCGACGGGCATCGTCGCGCGCTGGCGCAACAGCCGCGCCGCGCGCAACGGCGCAGCGGACTTCTCGCACGAGGTGTACGACGCGATGGCCGGCTGCCTCGCGTGCAAGTCGTGTGCGGGGCAGTGCCCGGTCAAGGTCAACGTGCCCGAGTTCCGCTCGCGCTTTCTCGAGCTGTATCACCAGCGCTATCAGCGGCCGCTGCGCGACTATCTGATCGGCTCGCTCGAATTCACGATGCCGTGGCTCGCACGCGTGCCCGCGCTGTACAACCGGATGATGGCGGCCGGGTGGGTGCGCACGCTGCTCGAGCGTCAGGTCGGCATGGTCGACAGCCCGCTGCTGAGCCGCTTCGATCTCGCGGCCGCGCTGCGGCAATGGTGCGTGCGGCCGGCCGATCCGCACGCGCTCGCCGCGCTGACCGACGCGCAGCGCGCGCGCAGTGTGGTCATCGTGCAGGACACGTTCACGCGTTACTTCGACACCGAGCAGTTGGCGACGCTGATCGAACTGGCCGCGCGCATCGGCTTCCAGGTATGGCTCGCGCCGCTCGCGCCGAACGGCAAGGCGCTGCACGTGCAGGGCTTTCTGCGCGCGTTCGAGCGGGCGGCGATCCGCAACGCGACGCAGCTGGCCGCGCTTGCGCGCTCGGGCGTCGCGCTGGTCGGCCTCGATCCGGCGATGACGCTCACGTATCGGCAGGAATATCTGAAGGTGACCGGGCTCGTCGACGTGCCGCCGGTCGCGCTGCCGCAGGAGTGGCTGCTCGATGCGTTGCCGGAAGCCCGCACGGGCCGCGCGTCGGGCGCCGCGTTTCGGCTGCTGCCGCACTGCACCGAGCGGACCAACGCACCGGACAGCGGCAAGCAATGGGTGCAGCTCTTCGCGCGGCGCGGGCTGCGCCTGACGGTCGAGGCGGCCGGCTGCTGCGGGATGTCGGGCACCTATGGGCACGAGGCGCGCAATCTCGCGACGTCGAAGGCGATCTATGCGCAATCGTGGGCGGCGCACGTAGATGGTTCCGCGGAACGAGGCGAGGCGCTGGCGACCGGGTACTCGTGCCGCAGCCAGGTGAAGCGCATGTCGTCGAAGCAACTGCGGCATCCGTTGCAGGCGTTGCTCGATCAGGTGCGCAACGAGCGTTGA
- a CDS encoding branched-chain amino acid ABC transporter substrate-binding protein — MERSTVGMRCKPLVTVALAAAAFAAASSAMADQVVKIGSVEPLTGGIAHLGKDNENGARLAIEEINAKGLTIGGQKITLQLDGQDDAADPRQATQVAQKLVDNKVAAVIGHLNSGTSIPASKIYSDAGILQISPSATNPAYTQQGFKTTYRVVATDAQQGPALARYAHSKGVKSVAVVDDSTAYGQGLANEFEKKAKALGLKVTSHDATNDKAVDFRAILTKIKGENPDAIMYGGMDATGGPFAKQAKQLGLRAKIFSGDGVCTEQLSDLAGDAASNVVCSQAGAALEKMPGGAAFRAKYEKRFGQVIKFDAPFAYDAVYIIVDAMKRANSTDPAKILAAMPATKYEGVIGTTTFDAKGDLTHGIISIYGYKSGKKTFLDEVKM, encoded by the coding sequence ATGGAACGAAGCACCGTCGGCATGCGCTGCAAACCCCTGGTCACCGTCGCACTGGCAGCCGCCGCATTCGCGGCCGCCTCGAGCGCGATGGCCGACCAGGTCGTGAAGATCGGCAGCGTCGAACCGCTGACGGGCGGCATTGCCCACCTCGGCAAGGACAACGAGAACGGCGCGCGTCTGGCCATCGAGGAAATCAACGCGAAGGGCCTGACGATCGGCGGGCAGAAGATCACGCTGCAGCTCGACGGCCAGGATGACGCGGCCGACCCGCGCCAGGCCACGCAGGTCGCGCAGAAGCTCGTCGACAACAAGGTCGCCGCGGTGATCGGCCACCTGAACTCGGGCACGTCGATCCCGGCGTCGAAGATCTACAGCGACGCGGGCATCCTGCAGATCTCGCCGTCGGCCACCAACCCGGCTTACACGCAGCAGGGCTTCAAGACCACCTATCGCGTCGTCGCGACCGACGCGCAGCAAGGCCCCGCGCTCGCGCGCTACGCGCACTCGAAGGGTGTCAAGAGCGTCGCGGTGGTCGACGATTCGACCGCCTACGGCCAGGGCCTCGCGAACGAGTTCGAGAAGAAGGCGAAGGCGCTCGGCCTGAAGGTCACGTCGCACGACGCGACGAACGACAAGGCGGTCGACTTCCGCGCGATCCTGACCAAGATCAAGGGCGAGAATCCGGACGCGATCATGTACGGCGGCATGGACGCGACGGGCGGCCCGTTCGCGAAGCAGGCGAAGCAGCTCGGCCTGCGCGCGAAGATCTTCTCGGGCGACGGCGTGTGCACCGAGCAGCTGTCCGACCTCGCGGGCGACGCGGCGTCGAACGTGGTCTGCTCGCAGGCCGGCGCGGCGCTCGAGAAGATGCCGGGCGGCGCGGCGTTCAGGGCGAAGTACGAGAAGCGCTTCGGCCAGGTCATCAAGTTCGATGCGCCGTTCGCGTATGACGCGGTGTACATCATCGTCGATGCGATGAAGCGCGCGAACTCGACCGATCCGGCGAAGATTCTCGCGGCGATGCCGGCGACGAAGTATGAAGGCGTGATCGGCACGACGACGTTCGACGCGAAGGGCGACCTGACGCACGGGATCATCTCGATCTACGGCTACAAGAGCGGCAAGAAGACCTTCCTCGACGAAGTGAAGATGTAA
- a CDS encoding dihydroxyacetone kinase family protein, translated as MKKLVNRPSDVVREMLEGIARQSPHLAILGDEHVLVRKPLPEPSRRAVAVLSGGGSGHEPAHGGYVGDGMLSAAVCGEVFTSPSTDAVLAAIRATAGPNGALLVVKNYTGDRLNFGLAAELARAEGIPVETVIVADDVSLRERVERGQRRGIAGTVLIHKLAGAAAARGLPLARVAAIAREAAADLGTMGVALDGCTIPGADKSGFSLADHEIELGLGIHGEKGVERTAPLPADALVDTLLSSIVGDLALDGGERVALLVNGLGATPDMELAIVLRAAYDNLSRRGIAVERAWAGTFLSALDMPGCSISVLRLNDERAALLDAPTQARAWPGGGAVNPHVRIDAPVANEPPPQPLDAAASAWAARLQPALHAVARTLIDNEATLTELDAAAGDGDLGASMHRAAQAILEVPDAAYGTPAGALAALGATLRRAIAGSSGPFYATALLRASRRLADASDPIAPSARDWAAALRGAADAISELGGARAGDRTMLDALVPAVDAFDRALDHDHDVASAWAAAVQAAEHGARQTADMPPRAGRASYLGARALGTPDGGAVAVTYWLRALLPHVR; from the coding sequence ATGAAGAAGCTTGTCAACCGCCCGTCCGACGTCGTGCGCGAAATGCTGGAAGGCATCGCGCGGCAGTCACCGCATCTCGCGATCCTCGGCGACGAGCACGTGCTCGTCCGCAAGCCGCTTCCCGAACCGTCGCGGCGCGCGGTCGCGGTCCTTTCCGGCGGAGGCAGCGGCCACGAGCCCGCGCACGGCGGCTACGTCGGCGACGGGATGCTGAGCGCGGCCGTCTGCGGCGAGGTGTTCACATCGCCGTCCACCGACGCCGTGCTGGCCGCGATCCGCGCGACCGCCGGCCCGAACGGCGCGCTGCTCGTCGTCAAGAACTACACGGGCGACCGGCTCAATTTCGGGCTCGCCGCCGAGCTCGCACGCGCGGAGGGCATTCCGGTCGAGACGGTCATCGTCGCCGACGACGTATCGCTGCGCGAGCGCGTCGAGCGCGGGCAGCGGCGCGGGATCGCGGGCACCGTCCTGATCCACAAGCTCGCCGGCGCCGCCGCCGCACGCGGGCTGCCGCTCGCCCGCGTCGCCGCGATCGCGCGCGAGGCCGCGGCCGATCTCGGCACGATGGGCGTCGCGCTCGACGGCTGCACGATTCCGGGCGCCGACAAGTCGGGCTTCAGCCTCGCCGACCACGAAATCGAGCTCGGCCTCGGCATCCATGGCGAAAAAGGCGTCGAGCGCACTGCGCCGCTGCCGGCCGACGCGCTGGTCGACACGCTGCTGTCGAGCATCGTCGGCGATCTCGCCCTCGACGGCGGCGAACGGGTCGCACTGCTCGTCAACGGTCTCGGCGCCACGCCCGACATGGAGCTGGCGATCGTGCTGCGCGCCGCGTACGACAACCTGAGCCGGCGCGGCATCGCCGTCGAACGCGCATGGGCCGGCACGTTCCTGTCGGCGCTCGACATGCCCGGCTGCTCGATTTCCGTGCTGCGGCTGAACGACGAGCGTGCGGCGCTGCTCGACGCGCCGACGCAGGCGCGCGCGTGGCCGGGCGGCGGCGCAGTGAACCCGCATGTACGGATCGACGCGCCGGTCGCCAACGAGCCGCCGCCCCAGCCGCTCGATGCGGCCGCGAGCGCATGGGCCGCGCGCCTGCAGCCGGCGCTGCACGCAGTCGCGCGCACGCTGATCGACAACGAAGCGACGCTGACGGAACTCGACGCGGCGGCCGGCGACGGCGATCTCGGCGCGAGCATGCATCGGGCCGCGCAGGCGATTCTCGAGGTGCCGGACGCCGCGTACGGCACGCCGGCCGGCGCACTCGCGGCGCTGGGCGCCACGTTGCGTCGCGCGATCGCGGGCAGTTCGGGGCCGTTCTATGCGACCGCGCTGCTGCGTGCGTCGCGCCGCCTTGCCGACGCGTCGGACCCCATCGCGCCGTCCGCGCGCGACTGGGCGGCCGCGCTGCGCGGCGCAGCCGACGCGATCAGCGAACTCGGCGGTGCGCGCGCCGGCGACCGGACGATGCTCGATGCGCTCGTGCCGGCCGTCGACGCGTTCGACCGTGCGCTCGATCACGACCACGACGTCGCGAGCGCATGGGCGGCCGCCGTGCAGGCCGCCGAACACGGCGCGCGGCAAACGGCCGACATGCCGCCGCGCGCGGGACGGGCAAGCTATCTCGGCGCGCGCGCGCTCGGTACGCCGGATGGCGGCGCCGTGGCCGTCACGTACTGGCTGCGCGCGTTGCTGCCGCACGTGCGGTAG
- a CDS encoding LysR substrate-binding domain-containing protein, whose protein sequence is MNMDHSSARRRGDRPAHSQPGALPQPGSRPPLASLETVCTVARHGSFLAAAEVSGVTHGAISRRVAAVENWLGMTLFERHARGVRMTPDGQRFVGRIEQAFAIIDGAADQWRLPRAPRLVRMSVVPAFAQLWLFERQQALESEAPTLRIELGIELRNVDIAAGEADLSIRYGRGNWRHLETREFMPEKLHPVAHPRLAAQLATLRRRGGDAALLEMPLLHDSDVTGWRTWFAALGIAFKPRAQDRRFEDYNLVLAAAEAGLGVALARTPLAAAYLERSGLVRVSRHEVASPLSDYFVHAKGEARPEVLALMERMRAALG, encoded by the coding sequence ATGAATATGGATCACAGCTCGGCGCGCCGCCGTGGCGACCGTCCGGCGCACTCGCAGCCGGGTGCGCTGCCGCAGCCGGGCTCGCGACCGCCGCTCGCGAGCCTCGAGACCGTCTGCACGGTCGCGCGTCACGGCTCGTTTCTGGCGGCGGCCGAGGTGTCCGGCGTCACGCACGGCGCGATCAGCCGGCGCGTGGCTGCCGTCGAGAACTGGCTCGGCATGACGTTGTTCGAGCGTCATGCGCGCGGCGTGCGCATGACGCCGGACGGCCAGCGCTTCGTCGGCCGGATCGAGCAGGCGTTCGCGATCATCGACGGCGCGGCCGATCAGTGGCGCTTGCCGCGCGCGCCGCGGCTCGTCAGGATGAGCGTGGTGCCCGCCTTCGCGCAGCTCTGGCTGTTCGAGCGGCAGCAGGCGCTCGAGAGCGAGGCGCCCACGTTGCGCATCGAGCTCGGCATCGAGTTGCGCAACGTCGACATCGCAGCGGGCGAAGCGGATCTGTCGATTCGTTACGGGCGCGGCAACTGGCGTCATCTGGAAACGCGCGAGTTCATGCCGGAGAAGCTGCATCCGGTCGCGCACCCGCGGCTCGCCGCGCAGCTCGCCACGCTGCGCCGCCGCGGCGGCGACGCGGCGCTGCTCGAGATGCCGCTGCTGCACGATTCGGACGTCACCGGCTGGCGCACGTGGTTCGCCGCGCTCGGCATCGCGTTCAAGCCGCGCGCGCAGGACCGCCGCTTCGAGGATTACAACCTCGTGCTCGCGGCGGCCGAAGCGGGGCTCGGCGTGGCGCTGGCGCGCACGCCGCTCGCCGCGGCCTATCTCGAGCGTAGCGGCCTCGTCCGCGTCAGCCGGCACGAGGTCGCTTCGCCGCTCAGCGATTACTTCGTGCATGCGAAGGGCGAGGCGCGTCCCGAGGTGCTGGCGCTGATGGAGCGGATGCGCGCGGCGCTCGGATAG
- a CDS encoding LysR substrate-binding domain-containing protein has product MTAAARALHLTQGAVSQQIKRLEECFGQRLFVRSQGRLQLTAAGERLLERAEQLVQLNDRICADMSASGLGGVVRVGAPTDLVATYLVGIFKAFGRRYPHVEIVLVNLASVDLPVALLDGRVDLAVIEQPAREATGECLRSEPLVWAGAADGGAHRQRPLPVSIVSDACVFRAALFDALTHHGIAWRTVFESGDIEATKATVRMDLAVSAWLASTVPADLQVLRAEHGLPSLPDFAMTLHLPPSETTPLVDEMANFIRSGFADVPSLRAGRLSGTADRAA; this is encoded by the coding sequence ATGACGGCCGCGGCACGCGCGCTGCATCTGACCCAGGGCGCGGTCAGCCAGCAGATCAAGCGGCTCGAGGAGTGTTTTGGCCAGCGGCTGTTCGTCCGCTCGCAGGGGCGGCTGCAACTGACCGCCGCAGGCGAACGCCTGCTCGAGCGGGCCGAGCAATTGGTGCAGCTCAACGACCGCATCTGCGCCGACATGAGCGCGTCCGGGTTGGGCGGCGTGGTGCGCGTGGGCGCGCCGACCGATCTGGTCGCCACGTATCTCGTCGGCATCTTCAAGGCCTTTGGTCGCCGCTATCCGCATGTCGAGATCGTGCTCGTCAATCTTGCGTCGGTCGACCTGCCGGTCGCGCTGCTCGATGGACGCGTCGACCTCGCCGTGATCGAGCAGCCGGCGCGTGAGGCGACAGGGGAGTGCCTGCGCAGCGAGCCGCTCGTATGGGCCGGCGCGGCGGACGGTGGCGCGCATCGCCAGCGGCCGTTGCCGGTGTCGATCGTCAGCGACGCGTGCGTGTTCCGCGCGGCATTGTTCGACGCGTTGACGCACCACGGGATCGCATGGCGGACGGTGTTCGAGAGCGGCGACATCGAGGCGACGAAGGCGACCGTCCGGATGGACCTCGCGGTGAGTGCCTGGCTCGCGTCGACGGTGCCCGCCGATCTCCAGGTGCTGCGAGCGGAACACGGATTGCCTTCGTTGCCGGACTTCGCGATGACCTTGCATCTGCCGCCGTCTGAAACCACGCCGCTGGTCGACGAAATGGCGAACTTCATTCGCAGCGGTTTTGCCGACGTACCGTCGCTGCGCGCCGGCAGGCTGTCCGGTACGGCTGATCGTGCGGCGTGA
- a CDS encoding LysR substrate-binding domain-containing protein encodes MNYRRLTPSMSLLLVFEAAARHESYTRAADELSLSQSAISRQVQTLEAQLGVALFRREGRSVKLTEVGRRYFAEVSGALGRIRGATLQAMSHQAGAGTLRLATLPTFGSKWLLPHLHGFYAAHPGVTVHLHSRIGAIDFHTDDVDAAITVGTGDWPGLHAHRLSNEFLIAIASPAAAGRRNAKARAPASAAGQTLLGVTSNQHAWAEWFAHFGLDHRDMRVGPSFELTSHLIQAVRAGIGIGLVPKVLVEDELTRHELVPIGDAITSRRSYYLVYPPENETLPSLAAFREWLLKAC; translated from the coding sequence ATGAATTACCGCCGCCTGACCCCGTCGATGTCGCTGTTGCTGGTGTTCGAAGCCGCCGCACGGCACGAGAGCTACACGCGTGCCGCCGACGAGCTGTCGCTGAGCCAGAGCGCGATCAGCCGGCAGGTGCAGACGCTCGAGGCTCAGCTCGGCGTCGCGCTGTTCCGGCGCGAGGGCCGCTCGGTGAAGCTGACCGAGGTCGGGCGGCGCTACTTCGCCGAAGTGAGCGGCGCGCTCGGGCGCATCCGCGGCGCGACGCTGCAGGCGATGTCGCATCAGGCCGGCGCCGGCACGCTGCGGCTCGCGACGTTGCCGACCTTCGGTTCGAAATGGTTGCTGCCGCATCTGCACGGCTTCTACGCTGCGCATCCGGGCGTGACGGTGCATCTGCATTCGCGGATCGGCGCGATCGACTTTCACACCGACGACGTCGATGCGGCCATCACGGTCGGCACCGGCGATTGGCCGGGCCTGCACGCGCACCGGCTGTCCAACGAATTCCTGATCGCGATCGCCAGCCCGGCCGCCGCCGGGCGGCGCAACGCCAAGGCACGGGCGCCCGCCTCGGCGGCCGGTCAGACGCTGCTGGGCGTGACCAGCAATCAGCACGCGTGGGCCGAGTGGTTCGCGCATTTCGGCCTCGATCATCGCGACATGCGGGTCGGGCCGAGCTTCGAGCTGACGTCGCACCTGATCCAGGCCGTGCGGGCCGGCATCGGCATCGGCCTGGTGCCGAAGGTGCTGGTGGAAGACGAGCTGACCCGCCACGAACTCGTGCCGATCGGCGACGCGATCACGAGCCGGCGCAGCTACTATCTCGTCTATCCGCCGGAGAACGAAACGCTGCCGTCGCTGGCCGCGTTTCGCGAATGGCTGCTGAAAGCGTGCTGA